Proteins encoded by one window of Anaerosalibacter sp. Marseille-P3206:
- a CDS encoding TetR/AcrR family transcriptional regulator — protein MVQQYTKEMIREVFINMLNERPLDKITVKDIAKACNINRNTFYYHYTDIYALLSEIFQTELQRVIGEYNDTLSWEESFLLATKFALENQKAIYHIYNSMQREQLENYIYNVSGNVMIRYVEKVNDGISASLGDKKLIAFFYQCALTEMILHWIASGMKGDPNNIIRRIGQLFDGNIRLSLKRSADLNDIWQKSDMRFFSY, from the coding sequence TTGGTACAGCAATATACCAAAGAAATGATTCGAGAGGTATTCATCAATATGTTGAATGAGCGTCCACTTGACAAAATCACAGTTAAGGATATTGCTAAAGCATGTAATATTAATAGAAATACTTTTTATTATCACTATACAGATATATATGCACTTTTATCAGAAATTTTCCAAACAGAACTTCAAAGAGTAATTGGTGAGTATAATGATACACTTTCTTGGGAAGAGAGTTTTCTTTTAGCCACTAAGTTTGCTTTAGAAAACCAGAAAGCTATTTATCATATATATAATTCTATGCAGAGAGAACAATTAGAGAATTATATATATAATGTATCAGGAAATGTTATGATTAGATATGTTGAAAAAGTAAATGATGGTATTTCAGCCTCTTTAGGAGATAAAAAACTGATTGCTTTCTTTTATCAATGTGCCCTTACTGAAATGATACTACATTGGATAGCTTCTGGAATGAAGGGGGACCCTAATAATATAATTCGACGAATAGGCCAGCTTTTTGATGGAAACATTAGATTATCTCTTAAGCGAAGTGCTGATTTAAATGATATTTGGCAAAAAAGTGATATGAGGTTTTTTTCTTATTAG
- a CDS encoding [FeFe] hydrogenase, group A — protein MSTMIIDGRKVEFDKEKNVLEVVRKAGINLPTFCYHSELSIYGACRMCIVEDTKGKVFTSCSEVPKDGMEIFTNTPRLLKYRKTILELLLAEHDRDCTACNRTGQCQLQELAVRLGIREIRFNKMIDKLPIDKSSLSIIRNPNKCILCGDCVRVCEEVQGVGALSFAYRGSEMIVTPAFNKNISQVTCVDCGQCRVVCPTGAIIIKNENYKVWEAIHDKNKRVVAQIAPAVRVALGEEFGLNPGEVTVGKIVAALKTIGVDEVYDTSFGADMTVIEESNEFVTKLTEGKKLPLFTSCCPAWVKFAENKFPDMVDNISTCKSPQQMFGSVLKEYFKDKDKEEGKETIVVSVMPCTAKKAEAAREQFEHDGNRDVDIVITTQELAFLIKEAGIIFESLEEESFDMPFGLVSGSGVIFGSTGGVTEAVVTRLLKDKPNHTAKDVMFKDVRGMENIKEAVFDIDGTEVRLAVVHGLKNASELVKQIKSGEKSYHFVEVMSCPGGCVCGGGQPVSKTSNRGIDRANGLYKLDRTSQIKSSEENPLISSLFEGMLKDRHDLLHVHKKEESNF, from the coding sequence ATGAGTACTATGATAATAGATGGTAGAAAAGTCGAATTTGATAAGGAAAAAAATGTATTGGAGGTAGTGAGAAAAGCTGGTATCAATTTGCCAACATTCTGTTACCATTCAGAATTAAGTATTTATGGTGCTTGTAGGATGTGTATAGTTGAAGATACTAAGGGAAAAGTATTTACTTCTTGTTCAGAGGTACCAAAGGACGGCATGGAAATATTTACAAACACCCCAAGGCTTTTAAAGTATAGAAAAACAATTCTTGAACTATTATTAGCTGAACATGATAGGGATTGTACTGCATGTAATAGAACTGGACAATGTCAACTTCAAGAGTTGGCAGTTAGATTAGGAATAAGAGAAATTAGATTTAACAAAATGATTGATAAACTCCCTATTGATAAATCAAGTTTGAGTATTATAAGAAACCCAAATAAATGTATTTTATGCGGAGACTGTGTAAGGGTATGTGAAGAGGTGCAAGGAGTAGGGGCTTTAAGCTTTGCATATAGAGGTTCAGAAATGATAGTAACACCTGCTTTTAATAAGAATATTTCACAAGTAACTTGTGTAGATTGTGGACAATGTAGAGTTGTATGTCCAACAGGGGCAATTATAATTAAGAATGAGAATTATAAAGTTTGGGAAGCAATTCATGATAAAAACAAAAGAGTAGTAGCTCAAATAGCTCCAGCGGTAAGAGTTGCACTAGGAGAAGAGTTTGGATTAAATCCAGGAGAAGTAACAGTAGGAAAAATAGTTGCTGCTCTTAAGACCATTGGAGTAGATGAAGTTTATGATACATCCTTTGGAGCAGATATGACAGTGATAGAGGAGAGCAATGAATTTGTTACAAAGCTTACAGAAGGTAAGAAACTTCCTCTATTTACTTCTTGTTGTCCAGCATGGGTTAAATTTGCTGAGAATAAATTCCCTGATATGGTGGATAATATTTCTACTTGCAAATCTCCACAACAAATGTTTGGATCAGTTTTGAAGGAGTACTTTAAGGATAAGGACAAAGAAGAAGGTAAAGAGACTATAGTTGTATCAGTAATGCCTTGTACAGCTAAAAAGGCTGAAGCCGCTAGAGAACAATTTGAACATGATGGAAACAGAGATGTTGATATAGTTATAACAACACAAGAATTAGCATTTTTAATAAAGGAAGCAGGTATAATATTTGAATCATTAGAAGAAGAATCCTTTGATATGCCCTTTGGGTTAGTAAGTGGTTCAGGTGTAATATTTGGTTCAACTGGAGGAGTCACTGAGGCAGTAGTTACAAGACTTCTAAAAGATAAACCTAATCATACAGCTAAGGATGTAATGTTTAAAGATGTAAGAGGAATGGAAAATATAAAAGAAGCTGTATTTGATATAGATGGAACAGAGGTTAGATTAGCAGTAGTACATGGACTAAAAAATGCTAGTGAATTGGTAAAACAAATAAAGTCAGGAGAAAAAAGCTATCATTTTGTAGAAGTAATGTCTTGCCCAGGTGGTTGTGTATGTGGTGGAGGTCAACCAGTATCTAAAACAAGTAATAGGGGCATTGATAGGGCTAATGGATTATATAAACTTGATAGAACTTCTCAAATCAAGAGTTCTGAAGAAAATCCTTTGATAAGTTCATTGTTTGAAGGAATGCTAAAGGACAGACATGATTTACTACATGTTCATAAGAAGGAAGAATCTAATTTTTAA
- a CDS encoding oleate hydratase, translating to MKLKTHDERLTLTNGNYHSLVNARKPKDIENKKAYLIGTGIASLAAGCFLIRDAHMDGSNITFLEQLDIPGGSLDGQVRQNAGYVARGGREQGHHFEVLWDLFSSLPSTEDPNMTVLDHFYYTNHDDPNFSNCRITHNHGERYDNGKFNLGQDLAKELAAFTMMTDEELQDKAIEDIFSEELLNTDFWTIWRTMFAFENWHSALEMKLYMNRFIHHVDGLPTLSALQFSRHDQYTSFVKPMVKYLEDHGAKFEYGVTVDNVEFSISDDKKVAKKIVAKDKNENDISIDLTENDLVFITNGSMTEGSGYGDDNTPAPFNKEAKGCWTLWRNIAAQCDEFGNPDKFCTDPEKSNWESCTVTCHDERVPEYIEKITKRSPYTGRTVTGGIVTAVDSSWLMSWTINRQEQYYGQPEKDVVVWVYSLFTDVPGDYIKKSMRDCTGKEITKEWLYHIGVPTDKIEELAESCTAVPVMMPFITSQFMPREFGDRPYVVPKNAVNFAFLGQYAETLDDPGRDTVFTIEYSGRTAMEAVYVLTGVEKGVPEVYASRYDIRYLLNAGVCLLDGEKPEIDLPPLVRRKIEKQVAGTEIEKMLKEYKII from the coding sequence ATGAAATTAAAGACACATGATGAAAGGCTTACGCTTACAAATGGGAACTATCATTCTTTAGTAAATGCAAGAAAACCTAAAGATATTGAAAACAAAAAGGCTTATTTAATTGGAACTGGAATTGCTTCATTAGCTGCTGGATGTTTTTTGATTCGTGATGCTCACATGGATGGCAGCAATATTACTTTTTTAGAGCAATTAGATATTCCTGGAGGGTCTTTGGACGGTCAAGTTCGCCAAAATGCAGGTTATGTGGCACGTGGAGGACGTGAACAGGGACATCATTTTGAAGTTTTATGGGATTTGTTTAGTTCCTTACCATCTACAGAAGATCCTAATATGACTGTATTAGATCATTTTTATTATACAAATCATGATGATCCAAATTTCAGCAATTGTCGTATTACTCATAACCATGGTGAACGCTATGATAATGGAAAATTTAATTTGGGTCAAGACTTGGCAAAAGAATTAGCTGCTTTTACGATGATGACAGATGAAGAACTTCAAGATAAAGCTATTGAAGATATTTTTTCCGAGGAGCTTTTAAATACTGATTTCTGGACAATATGGAGAACAATGTTTGCTTTTGAGAACTGGCATAGTGCTTTAGAGATGAAATTATATATGAATCGTTTCATCCATCATGTTGATGGCTTACCAACTCTTTCAGCTTTGCAATTCTCACGTCATGATCAATATACTTCATTTGTAAAACCTATGGTTAAATATTTAGAAGACCATGGTGCTAAATTTGAATATGGGGTCACTGTTGATAATGTTGAATTCTCAATTTCAGATGATAAAAAAGTTGCAAAGAAGATAGTTGCAAAGGATAAAAATGAAAATGACATTTCTATTGACTTAACAGAAAATGATTTAGTATTTATCACTAATGGCTCTATGACTGAAGGTTCTGGATATGGTGATGACAATACTCCAGCTCCATTTAACAAGGAAGCAAAAGGATGTTGGACTTTGTGGAGAAATATAGCAGCTCAATGTGATGAGTTTGGAAATCCAGATAAATTCTGTACAGATCCAGAAAAATCTAATTGGGAGTCTTGTACAGTAACTTGTCATGATGAACGTGTTCCTGAATATATTGAAAAGATTACAAAACGTTCTCCATATACTGGACGAACTGTAACAGGTGGTATAGTTACAGCAGTTGACTCTTCATGGTTAATGAGTTGGACCATAAACCGTCAAGAACAATACTATGGTCAACCTGAAAAAGATGTTGTTGTTTGGGTATATAGTTTATTTACCGATGTTCCTGGCGACTACATTAAGAAATCTATGAGAGATTGTACTGGTAAGGAAATTACAAAAGAATGGTTATATCATATAGGAGTTCCCACAGATAAAATTGAAGAATTAGCAGAAAGTTGTACTGCAGTTCCTGTTATGATGCCATTTATTACATCTCAATTTATGCCTCGTGAATTTGGAGATCGTCCTTATGTTGTACCAAAGAATGCAGTAAACTTTGCTTTCCTTGGACAATATGCTGAAACATTAGATGATCCAGGACGTGATACTGTATTTACTATTGAATACTCAGGACGTACAGCTATGGAAGCAGTATATGTGTTGACTGGAGTTGAAAAAGGAGTTCCTGAGGTATATGCTTCCAGATATGATATCCGCTATTTGTTAAATGCAGGTGTATGTTTATTAGATGGGGAAAAACCAGAAATAGATTTGCCACCACTAGTTAGACGTAAAATTGAAAAACAAGTAGCAGGAACAGAGATTGAAAAGATGTTGAAAGAATATAAAATTATTTAA